A window of Apium graveolens cultivar Ventura unplaced genomic scaffold, ASM990537v1 ctg5133, whole genome shotgun sequence contains these coding sequences:
- the LOC141702442 gene encoding uncharacterized protein LOC141702442, with amino-acid sequence MVDTGSSADVLTYDSYKKLGLLDGELISIGGHLYGFTGNSIGVKGTIRLPVTIGEEPHVATQIAIFTVVDQPCAYNVIVGRPLMRVMRMVTSIHHMTIKFPTPTGVGFLKSCQYESRVCYNQALRAAESGNASKEMVEPGEEDVLMEEAEGRKRVRPEGHETCNLISIEELPENYFEHMGI; translated from the coding sequence ATGGTGGATACCGGAAGCTCGGCCGACGTTTTGACTTATGATTCCTACAAGAAGCTGGGATTGCTGGATGGAGAATTAATCTCGATAGGTGGACACCTGTACGGGTTCACGGGAAACTCAATCGGAGTGAAAGGGACAATTCGGCTCCCGGTGACCATAGGAGAAGAGCCTCATGTGGCCACCCAGATCGCTATATTTACGGTTGTAGATCAGCCTTGTGCTTACAATGTTATAGTGGGTCGGCCCCTTATGAGGGTAATGAGGATGGTCACCTCGATCCATCACATGACGATAAAATTCCCAACCCCCACGGGGGTAGGCTTCTTGAAGAGCTGTCAATACGAATCAAGGGTCTGTTACAACCAGGCGCTCAGGGCGGCAGAGTCAGGAAATGCATCAAAGGAGATGGTCGAACCGGGTGAAGAAGATGTCCTCATGGAAGAGGCTGAGGGCAGGAAGAGAGTGCGTCCTGAGGGACACGAGACTTGTAACCTGATTTCAATCGAGGAATTGCCCGAGAACTATTTCGAGCACATGGGGATTTAG
- the LOC141702443 gene encoding uncharacterized protein LOC141702443 produces the protein MTSTDDQQSSSNKMNPTALHPAYSVSNIQSKIRTLDGTTVTYSSWVKLFKFHAIAYCVLNHIDTTPPPVTTDSKYLAWKELDILVSQWIYNTVSDDLLTRILDTEATARNTWLKLERIFLSNKKAKAVALETKFVNLTLSACSSVDDYCKQLKDLANQLTDVDQPISESRLVLQLV, from the coding sequence ATGACATCCACAGATGACCAGCAATCCTCTTCCAATAAAATGAACCCTACAGCCCTACACCCTGCTTATTCCGTATCCAATATTCAATCCAAAATAAGAACCTTAGATGGCACAACTGTTACCTACTCTTCCTGGGTAAAACTTTTCAAGTTTCACGCTATTGCCTACTGTGTCTTGAACCACATCGACACCACCCCACCTCCAGTAACTACGGATTCCAAATATCTCGCCTGGAAAGAACTTGATATTTTAGTCTCCCAATGGATCTACAATACCGTTTCTGATGATCTACTCACTCGTATTCTTGACACTGAAGCCACAGCTCGGAATACTTGGCTTAAACTCGAACGTATCTTCCTCAGCAACAAGAAAGCCAAAGCAGTCGCCCTCGAAACCAAGTTCGTGAACCTCACCCTCTCGGCATGCAGTTCAGTTGATGATTATTGCAAACAACTCAAAGATCTCGCGAACCAGTTAACCGATGTTGACCAGCCCATCTCGGAGTCACGACTGGTCTTGCAACTGGTCTGA